In Vigna angularis cultivar LongXiaoDou No.4 chromosome 8, ASM1680809v1, whole genome shotgun sequence, one DNA window encodes the following:
- the LOC108343830 gene encoding zinc finger protein SHOOT GRAVITROPISM 5, whose amino-acid sequence MLANNLSPSSVPTSEPFPCTENATATNKRKRRPAGTPDPDAEVVSLSPKTLLESDRYVCEICNQGFQRDQNLQMHRRRHKVPWKLLKRETPVVRKRVFVCPEPTCLHHDPCHALGDLVGIKKHFRRKHSNHKQWVCERCSKGYAVQSDYKAHLKTCGTRGHSCDCGRVFSRVESFIEHQDACNMGRLRPESQPLQPSACLSRTASSPSPSSETNFSTAPWPTRIIIPKPTEPPTIFMNNPTAHAITTAETSSKNNKIHPNLDLQLSTPTTTNNNIKNSSNVANPIDVAISTSLSPKRDRHENHSTHLQLSIGSSDVSEKNESNRNSSEKSSNSNNGKQSNMALLRVQEQAREHLRIAMAEKAYAEEARKQAKRQIELAEQEFTNAKRIRQQAQAELDKAYALKEHAMKQINSTMLQITCHACKQQFQARNATPDENSLVLSYVSSAITTEGGEVENDNGKDHGKDN is encoded by the exons ATGTTAGCCAATAACTTATCTCCATCGTCAGTTCCCACTTCTGAGCCTTTTCCCTGCACTGAAAATGCCACTGCCACTAATAAAAGGAAGAGAAGGCCCGCAGGAACTCCAG ATCCAGATGCAGAGGTGGTGTCCCTCTCGCCCAAGACTTTGCTGGAATCGGATCGTTATGTGTGTGAGATCTGCAACCAGGGGTTCCAGAGGGACCAGAACCTTCAGATGCATAGGAGGAGGCACAAGGTGCCGTGGAAGCTATTGAAGAGGGAGACACCGGTGGTGAGGAAGAGAGTGTTTGTGTGTCCTGAACCAACTTGTTTGCACCATGACCCTTGTCATGCCTTGGGTGATCTTGTTGGGATAAAGAAGCATTTCAGGAGAAAGCACAGCAATCACAAGCAATGGGTCTGTGAAAGATGCTCCAAAGGCTATGCAGTGCAGTCTGATTACAAAGCACATCTCAAAACCTGCGGTACCCGGGGCCACTCCTGTGATTGTGGCCGCGTTTTCTCCAG GGTGGAGAGTTTCATTGAGCACCAAGATGCTTGCAACATGGGGAGGCTCAGGCCAGAATCTCAGCCACTTCAACCCTCTGCGTGCCTTTCTAGAACAGCCTCAAGCCCAAGTCCTTCAAGTGAAACCAATTTCAGCACAGCTCCTTGGCCAACAAGGATCATAATACCAAAGCCAACAGAACCACCCACAATTTTCATGAATAACCCTACTGCTCATGCTATTACCACTGCTGAAACCTCATCCAAGAACAACAAAATCCACCCCAACTTGGATCTCCAACTCTCAACTcccaccaccaccaacaacaacatcaaaaACAGTTCAAACGTTGCAAACCCCATTGATGTTGCAATATCAACATCATTATCACCTAAGAGGGATCGTCACGAGAACCACTCAACCCATTTGCAACTCTCAATTGGGTCATCGGATGTGAGTGAGAAAAATGAATCAAACAGGAACTCATCGGAGAAGAGCAGCAACAGCAACAATGGGAAGCAGTCCAACATGGCCTTATTGAGGGTTCAAGAGCAAGCAAGGGAACACTTGAGGATAGCCATGGCTGAGAAAGCATATGCTGAGGAAGCAAGGAAACAAGCCAAGAGGCAGATTGAACTTGCGGAACAAGAGTTCACAAACGCCAAGAGGATAAGACAACAGGCACAAGCCGAACTCGACAAGGCCTACGCCTTGAAAGAACATGCAATGAAGCAAATCAACTCCACCATGCTCCAAATCACCTGCCACGCTTGCAAACAACAATTCCAAGCTCGAAATGCAACCCCCGACGAGAATTCCTTGGTGTTGAGCTACGTGTCTTCTGCTATAACCACAGAAGGAGGAGAAGTTGAAAACGATAATGGAAAAGACCATGGCAAAGACAACTAA